One Campylobacter concisus DNA segment encodes these proteins:
- the hisF gene encoding imidazole glycerol phosphate synthase subunit HisF has protein sequence MNHFAKRIIPCLDVKDGRVVKGVNFVGLVDAGDPVEIAKRYNDEGADELCFLDITASHLGRDTIVDVVKKVASKLFIPLTVGGGIRTIDDISRLLNAGCDKVSLNSSAIQDPNLIDEAAKKFGSQCVVVAIDTKKIENGYSVFINGGRIDTKKDAFAWAKEVESRGAGEILLTSMDNDGVKQGFNLELTKVFSMLSIPTIASGGAGKMEHFKDAFEAGADACLAASIFHFGEIEIKKLKEYLKANGVEVRL, from the coding sequence TTGAATCATTTTGCAAAACGCATAATCCCATGCCTTGATGTAAAAGATGGCAGAGTCGTAAAAGGCGTAAATTTCGTAGGGCTTGTTGATGCTGGAGATCCTGTCGAGATAGCTAAAAGATACAATGACGAGGGCGCTGATGAGCTTTGCTTTTTGGATATCACTGCCTCTCATCTTGGGCGTGATACGATAGTTGATGTCGTAAAAAAGGTCGCAAGTAAGCTTTTTATCCCACTAACAGTTGGCGGAGGTATACGCACGATCGATGATATCTCTCGCCTTTTAAATGCCGGTTGCGATAAAGTAAGCTTAAATTCATCAGCTATACAAGATCCAAATTTGATCGATGAGGCAGCTAAGAAATTTGGCTCACAATGTGTCGTCGTTGCTATCGATACCAAAAAGATCGAAAATGGTTATAGTGTTTTTATAAATGGTGGCAGGATCGATACCAAAAAAGATGCCTTTGCTTGGGCAAAAGAGGTTGAGTCGCGTGGAGCAGGGGAGATATTGCTAACGTCTATGGATAACGATGGCGTCAAACAAGGTTTTAACCTTGAGCTAACAAAGGTATTTAGCATGCTTTCTATACCAACTATCGCAAGTGGTGGCGCTGGTAAGATGGAGCATTTTAAAGATGCTTTTGAAGCCGGGGCTGATGCGTGTTTAGCTGCTTCGATATTTCACTTTGGCGAAATCGAGATAAAAAAACTAAAAGAGTATCTCAAGGCAAATGGCGTTGAGGTTAGGCTCTAA